From a single Abyssibacter profundi genomic region:
- a CDS encoding cation diffusion facilitator family transporter: protein MSADHDHAHTSSTRTLLLALVITTGFAAVEAVTGWLANSLALIGDAGHMLTDSLSLAVGALAAWAARRPPTARLSYGWQRTEVLGALFNVIFMYAIVTVIIYAAIQRLIDTPEVEGGTVLLVGTFGLLVNIGVAWLLSRGEQTLNTRGAMLHVMGDLLGSVAAVGSGIVVLATGWMPIDPILSLLICVLILVSSTKLLIETLRVVMAGVPPGLDLDEIKCAIRDSHPSISGVHHLHVWEVSSHSRALSAHVEMQALEYWQPALEAAAMRLQAEYGINHPTLQPELECITYKTSRLITSSSNSR from the coding sequence ATGAGCGCCGATCACGACCATGCGCATACCTCCAGCACCAGGACCTTGCTGCTGGCGCTAGTCATCACCACCGGCTTCGCGGCCGTCGAGGCGGTCACCGGTTGGCTGGCCAATTCGCTGGCGCTGATTGGCGATGCCGGCCACATGCTGACGGACAGCCTGTCGTTGGCGGTCGGCGCGCTCGCGGCCTGGGCAGCCAGGCGGCCACCGACAGCACGGCTGAGTTACGGCTGGCAGCGCACCGAGGTATTGGGCGCGCTGTTCAACGTCATTTTCATGTACGCCATCGTGACGGTCATCATCTATGCGGCAATCCAGCGCTTGATCGACACCCCGGAGGTTGAGGGCGGCACGGTATTGCTGGTGGGTACGTTTGGCTTACTGGTGAACATCGGTGTTGCCTGGCTGCTGTCGCGAGGCGAGCAGACGTTGAATACTCGCGGGGCAATGTTGCACGTGATGGGCGATCTTCTGGGTTCGGTTGCGGCAGTGGGCTCTGGAATCGTGGTGCTGGCCACGGGGTGGATGCCAATCGATCCGATTCTGTCTCTACTAATCTGTGTCTTGATTCTTGTGTCATCCACCAAGCTGCTTATCGAGACGCTTCGCGTCGTGATGGCCGGCGTGCCACCGGGATTGGATCTGGACGAAATCAAGTGCGCGATTCGAGACAGTCATCCATCGATTTCAGGCGTGCATCACCTGCATGTCTGGGAGGTGTCGTCGCACAGCCGAGCGTTGTCCGCACATGTGGAGATGCAGGCATTGGAATATTGGCAGCCTGCGTTGGAGGCTGCGGCCATGCGATTGCAGGCAGAGTACGGCATTAACCACCCGACCTTGCAGCCAGAACTCGAATGCATTACGTACAAAACGAGCCGGTTGATTACTTCGTCATCGAACAGTCGGTAG
- a CDS encoding c-type cytochrome — MKRFVLGAVTAIIGVGVIALAVPLTGLYNVAATERDVGPVAWLLHTTYHQSVQRRARDVDVPADYASDASVLIGARNFDAMCSTCHTPPGLGDTPVATGLNPQPPALLDIADHSTPAEQFWVIDNGVRMTGMPAFGPTHESSELWGLVGFLQAMKGADANTYRSLVTRAGKVLDADDGHDHRHGPGDDSSDDGSAADAPATDGDGDHPHSDTDDGHAHDHGSPPPTRETPKDDHSDHDHSHAEPTKPLARNDAEALANEFYDALADGDEVAVRRVLADQVLIFESGGVESSMDEYAGHHMPSDMAFLQQAKREPLSRSSDIQDDRAWVATRSRLTAQLGDRAIDVISTETLVMHRDAEQWRIAHVHWSSGKANGEH, encoded by the coding sequence ATGAAAAGGTTTGTACTGGGTGCTGTAACTGCAATCATCGGCGTGGGCGTCATCGCGCTTGCGGTGCCCTTGACCGGCCTGTACAACGTCGCCGCTACTGAGCGTGATGTCGGCCCGGTTGCCTGGTTGCTGCACACGACGTATCACCAATCCGTGCAACGCCGCGCCCGCGACGTGGATGTTCCAGCGGACTACGCGTCCGATGCTTCGGTGCTCATTGGTGCCCGAAACTTCGATGCCATGTGCAGCACTTGCCACACCCCGCCCGGCTTGGGTGACACACCGGTAGCCACTGGGCTGAATCCCCAGCCGCCCGCCCTGCTGGACATTGCGGATCACAGCACGCCCGCAGAGCAGTTCTGGGTGATCGACAACGGCGTGCGCATGACCGGCATGCCGGCATTCGGCCCGACCCATGAATCTTCAGAGCTTTGGGGGTTGGTCGGATTCCTGCAAGCTATGAAAGGCGCGGACGCGAACACATACCGTTCGCTGGTGACGAGAGCAGGCAAAGTCTTGGATGCCGACGACGGGCATGACCACCGACATGGTCCGGGTGACGACAGCTCAGATGATGGTTCGGCAGCCGATGCGCCTGCGACCGATGGCGATGGCGATCACCCGCACAGCGACACAGACGACGGGCATGCGCATGATCATGGGTCGCCTCCGCCCACCCGCGAAACGCCGAAGGACGACCATTCCGACCATGATCACTCGCATGCTGAACCGACGAAGCCACTCGCAAGGAATGACGCCGAAGCACTGGCAAACGAGTTCTACGACGCATTGGCAGATGGCGATGAGGTTGCCGTGCGCAGGGTGCTCGCAGACCAGGTTCTGATCTTTGAATCGGGCGGCGTTGAGAGTTCAATGGACGAGTACGCCGGTCATCACATGCCCAGTGACATGGCATTTTTGCAACAAGCCAAGCGAGAGCCGCTATCTCGAAGTTCCGATATTCAAGATGACCGTGCGTGGGTGGCAACTCGATCCAGATTGACCGCGCAGCTGGGTGATCGGGCCATCGATGTGATCAGCACCGAGACGCTCGTTATGCATCGGGATGCCGAGCAGTGGCGCATAGCGCACGTGCATTGGTCATCTGGAAAAGCCAATGGTGAACACTGA